One genomic window of Gammaproteobacteria bacterium includes the following:
- a CDS encoding PIN domain-containing protein produces MCISSITLAELLHGAEKSARKEDNLRQVEDFVSRLEVLEYGAKAAAHYGDIRADLERQGMTIGVNDLHISGHARSEGLILVTNNFREFERVSALRLDNWVNLKG; encoded by the coding sequence AAATGTGTATTAGTTCGATTACCTTAGCTGAGCTACTCCATGGTGCTGAAAAAAGCGCTCGAAAGGAAGATAATTTACGTCAAGTTGAAGATTTTGTGTCTCGATTAGAGGTGCTGGAATACGGTGCTAAAGCAGCTGCACATTATGGCGATATACGTGCCGATTTGGAACGCCAGGGAATGACGATTGGTGTCAACGATTTGCATATTTCTGGTCATGCCAGGAGTGAAGGGTTGATACTGGTTACCAATAATTTTCGTGAATTCGAGCGTGTTAGTGCTTTGCGTTTAGATAACTGGGTTAATTTAAAGGGTTGA
- a CDS encoding transposase, whose amino-acid sequence MARLPRLSVAGVPQHVVQRGNNRQACFFDNQDYAVYLDKLKEYSVKQGVHVHSYILMTNHVHLLMTPQAPQGISRLMQDLGRYYVRYVNQTYKRTGTLWEGRYKSSLIDSERYFLTVSRYIELNPVRAKMVDHPSGYPWSSYQRNALGKAIELITPHACYQALGASDEGRREVYRALFEQHLPGVTLTEIREATNKSWVLGEEHFKKQIESQTGRRAAPLTRGGDRKSKQYRVDVEDQLL is encoded by the coding sequence ATGGCCAGGCTTCCCAGGCTCAGTGTGGCAGGAGTTCCTCAGCATGTTGTTCAAAGAGGCAATAACCGCCAGGCTTGTTTTTTTGATAATCAGGATTACGCGGTCTATCTTGACAAGCTAAAGGAGTACAGCGTCAAGCAAGGCGTGCATGTGCACAGTTACATTTTAATGACTAATCACGTTCATTTGCTAATGACGCCGCAAGCGCCTCAGGGAATCAGCCGTTTGATGCAAGACCTTGGTCGCTACTATGTCCGTTACGTGAACCAAACCTACAAAAGAACAGGCACTTTGTGGGAAGGGCGATATAAATCATCGTTAATTGATTCTGAGCGGTATTTTTTAACGGTCAGTCGATATATCGAGCTCAATCCTGTCAGGGCGAAAATGGTTGATCATCCATCAGGTTACCCCTGGTCCAGCTATCAAAGGAATGCGCTGGGCAAAGCAATTGAGCTAATAACACCACACGCTTGCTACCAAGCATTAGGCGCCAGCGACGAAGGCAGGCGAGAAGTATACCGAGCATTATTTGAGCAACATTTACCTGGCGTCACTTTGACAGAGATTAGAGAGGCGACAAACAAATCCTGGGTGCTTGGCGAAGAGCACTTTAAAAAGCAAATTGAATCACAAACAGGGCGCCGTGCAGCGCCCTTAACTCGTGGCGGGGATAGAAAATCAAAGCAATATAGGGTGGATGTTGAGGATCAACTACTCTGA